Proteins from one Dromiciops gliroides isolate mDroGli1 chromosome 6, mDroGli1.pri, whole genome shotgun sequence genomic window:
- the LOC122732709 gene encoding olfactory receptor 5AK2-like, with product MTQENGTTVTEFILLGFLVQPEVQYALFLGFLIVYIISIVGNAGMILLINIDSRLHTPMYFFLQHLSFVDLCYTSAITPKMLLNFLVSHKSISFSGCVIQLEVYGIFASTECYLLAAMAIDRYVAICKPLRYPVVMSRRACIQLVAGSYFMGSVTATIQIAFLFSLSFCNSNIINHFFCDAPPLLALSCSSIDMNVTMLIIISCFNLSSTVMTVFFSYIYILSAILKMHSATGRHKAFSTCASHLTAVTILYGTLFYMYLHPSSNESQENDKLASVFYGIIIPMLNPLIYSLRNKEVKEAVKVLGKSCS from the coding sequence ATGACACAAGAAAATGGCACCACAGTGACAGAATTCATTCTGCTGGGATTTTTGGTTCAGCCAGAGGTGCAATATGCTCTCTTCCTTGGGTTTCTCATCGTCTATATAATATCTATAGTGGGCAATGCTGGCATGATCCTACTCATCAATATTGATTCCCGCCTTCACACTCCAATGTACtttttcctccaacatttgtccttTGTTGACCTTTGTTATACCTCTGCTATCACTCCTAAGATGTTACTAAACTTCCTGGTTTCCCACAAATCTATCTCCTTCTCAGGATGTGTTATTCAATTGGAGGTTTATGGAATTTTTGCCAGCACTGAATGTTATCTTCTTGCCGCCATGGCCATAGATCGTTATGTGGCCATTTGTAAACCTCTGCGTTATCCAGTGGTCATGTCCAGAAGAGCCTGCATCCAGCTGGTTGCTGGATCCTACTTCATGGGTTCTGTGACTGCAACCATCCAAAttgcctttctcttttccctctctttctgtaaTTCTAACATAATCAATCACTTTTTCTGTGATGCTCCTCCACTCCTTGCCCTTTCCTGTTCCAGTATTGATATGAATGTCACAATGTTAATTATCATTTCATGCTTCAACTTGTCAAGCACTGTGATGACTGTATTCTTCTCCTACATATACATCCTGTCTGCCATTTTGAAAATGCACTCTGCCACAGGGAGACACAAGGCCTTCTCCACCTGTGCCTCCCACCTGACGGCTGTCACCATTTTATATGGTActcttttttacatgtatttacatCCTTCTTCCAATGAGTCCCAAGAAAATGATAAGCTAGCCTCTGTATTTTATGGCATCATCATCCCCATGCTCAACCCCTTGATCTACAGTTTAAGAAACAAGGAGGTCAAAGAGGCCGTGAAAGTTCTGGGGAAGAGTTGCTCGTGA